The following proteins are encoded in a genomic region of Galbibacter sp. BG1:
- a CDS encoding nucleoid-associated protein yields the protein MINLYPTQIESLSIHRIGNKSKEEGTFFSEEPYRLNDEITGLLKEYFFKPFREKEENYYRFDHEVDLEYNELYTMASEIFEDPTSVHKISKSIATYLYDQSNHPHIKSGEVYVTYLSDVNLDNEKINAIGIFKSELKHDFLEFEEKGTNLEILIRQGININKLDKGCLILNTNKEEGFKILSVDSNRYDTKYWLENFLSVDALTDDTYFTKKYLKFCQDFAKDVVLPAEDKKEEVMFMNRAVNHFASNDDFEETNFLNAVMENPELIPEFKNYKTEKGPKYSIEDVSSFPIANKAVSDARKKIKNVINLDTNIQIKMDFINPESAEKFVEKGWDEEKQMYYYLVYFNKEQKS from the coding sequence ATGATCAATTTATATCCTACACAAATAGAGAGCCTTTCCATCCACAGAATTGGTAACAAAAGTAAAGAAGAAGGCACTTTTTTCTCGGAAGAACCATACCGTTTAAATGATGAGATTACCGGACTTTTAAAGGAGTATTTCTTTAAACCATTTCGGGAAAAGGAAGAAAATTATTACCGTTTTGATCATGAGGTAGATTTGGAATACAACGAGTTGTACACCATGGCTTCAGAAATTTTTGAAGACCCCACTAGCGTACATAAAATTTCCAAGAGCATTGCCACTTATCTATACGATCAATCGAACCACCCACACATTAAAAGTGGAGAGGTTTACGTTACTTACCTTTCTGATGTTAATCTGGATAATGAAAAAATTAATGCTATCGGTATTTTTAAATCGGAGTTGAAGCATGATTTTTTAGAGTTTGAAGAAAAAGGCACCAATCTCGAAATTCTTATTCGTCAAGGAATCAACATAAACAAATTAGACAAAGGATGCCTCATACTTAACACCAATAAAGAAGAAGGTTTTAAAATCCTTTCGGTAGACAGTAACCGTTACGACACCAAATATTGGTTGGAAAATTTCTTGAGTGTAGACGCCCTTACGGACGATACTTACTTCACCAAAAAATACTTGAAATTCTGTCAAGATTTTGCCAAAGATGTGGTTTTACCTGCGGAAGACAAAAAAGAAGAGGTAATGTTTATGAACCGTGCTGTAAATCACTTTGCTAGCAACGACGATTTTGAGGAAACCAATTTTTTGAATGCTGTAATGGAAAACCCAGAGCTTATTCCAGAATTTAAAAATTACAAAACAGAAAAAGGGCCTAAATACAGTATTGAAGACGTATCTTCTTTCCCTATTGCCAACAAAGCAGTTTCTGATGCGCGTAAAAAGATTAAAAACGTCATCAATTTAGATACCAATATTCAAATAAAAATGGATTTTATCAATCCGGAGTCAGCTGAAAAATTTGTTGAAAAAGGATGGGATGAAGAAAAACAAATGTATTATTACCTCGTATACTTCAACAAAGAACAAAAAAGCTAA
- a CDS encoding Smr/MutS family protein — protein sequence MSKLKLHIGDTVEVLDDAIKGKVIKLLGNGYLVATEDGFEMEFYENELVKVSKETDLEVTNFEVAQAVKEKQKGIKTKRKSPKMEKVVPAMEVDLHIHKLTESTRGMTNFDMLNLQVDTAKHKLEFAIKNRIQKVVFIHGVGEGVLKTELEYLFGRYSNATYYDADYRTYGLGATEVYIYQNGVQDS from the coding sequence ATGAGTAAATTAAAACTTCACATAGGAGATACTGTAGAAGTCCTGGACGACGCCATCAAGGGTAAAGTGATAAAACTCCTCGGTAATGGTTATTTAGTTGCTACGGAAGATGGATTCGAAATGGAATTTTATGAAAACGAATTGGTAAAAGTTTCTAAAGAAACCGATTTGGAAGTTACCAATTTTGAAGTGGCCCAAGCGGTAAAAGAAAAGCAAAAGGGTATTAAAACCAAGCGTAAATCTCCAAAAATGGAGAAAGTGGTGCCAGCTATGGAAGTAGATTTACACATTCATAAACTTACAGAATCTACACGGGGAATGACCAATTTCGACATGCTAAACCTTCAAGTGGATACCGCTAAACATAAACTGGAATTTGCTATTAAAAATAGAATCCAAAAAGTGGTTTTTATCCACGGGGTAGGGGAAGGTGTGTTAAAAACGGAGTTGGAATACCTATTTGGTCGCTATTCCAATGCTACTTATTACGATGCTGATTATAGAACCTACGGACTTGGAGCTACGGAAGTCTATATTTATCAGAATGGTGTACAGGATTCATGA
- a CDS encoding cysteine desulfurase family protein, whose translation MQKVYLDSAATTQVREGVIAKMQDALANFYGNPSSTHSFGRSAKTQIEKARKTIAKQLNASPSEIIFTSGGTEADNMILRCAVRDLGVEHIITSKIEHHAVLHTVEQLQKEYGIEVSYVELNDCGTASLDSLEALLKENKGKTLVSLMHVNNEIGNMIDMEAFTEVCKKYDALFHSDTVQSIGHWEWDLQKTKVDFLTAAAHKFHGPKGIGFAFIRKNIPIKQMICGGEQERGFRAGTEPFHNIVGLEEAFVQAYENLEQERAYVTELKEYFMQQLEAAMPGVKFNGNCAELDKSTYTLVNACLPLSAEKAALLLFQLDIKGIACSRGSACQSGSAAGSHVLNEILSEEDSQKPSVRFSFSHYNTKEELDYVVDCLKEFAES comes from the coding sequence ATGCAAAAAGTGTATTTAGATAGTGCTGCTACAACGCAGGTAAGAGAAGGGGTCATCGCTAAGATGCAAGATGCTTTAGCTAATTTTTATGGAAATCCGTCGTCTACCCATAGCTTTGGGCGATCGGCTAAAACACAGATAGAAAAGGCACGAAAAACAATTGCAAAACAACTGAATGCGAGTCCGTCGGAAATTATATTTACTTCTGGAGGTACCGAAGCAGATAATATGATTTTGAGGTGTGCTGTTAGGGATTTAGGAGTCGAGCATATAATTACTTCTAAAATAGAACACCATGCGGTACTCCATACAGTAGAACAACTGCAGAAGGAATACGGAATAGAGGTTTCATACGTAGAATTAAACGACTGCGGAACAGCTAGTTTAGATAGCCTTGAAGCATTGCTGAAGGAAAACAAAGGGAAAACCTTGGTAAGCTTGATGCATGTAAACAATGAGATTGGCAATATGATCGATATGGAGGCATTTACAGAGGTTTGTAAGAAGTATGATGCTCTTTTTCATTCGGACACCGTGCAATCCATAGGCCATTGGGAGTGGGATTTACAAAAGACCAAGGTAGACTTTCTGACTGCTGCTGCGCACAAATTTCATGGACCAAAAGGGATCGGTTTTGCCTTTATTCGCAAAAATATCCCTATTAAGCAAATGATCTGTGGGGGAGAACAAGAACGTGGATTTAGGGCAGGAACAGAGCCATTTCATAATATAGTTGGTCTAGAGGAAGCCTTTGTGCAGGCCTATGAAAATTTAGAACAGGAGCGTGCATATGTAACTGAGTTGAAGGAATACTTCATGCAACAATTGGAAGCCGCTATGCCAGGTGTGAAATTTAATGGAAATTGTGCGGAACTCGATAAAAGCACCTATACTTTGGTAAATGCGTGCCTACCGCTTTCGGCGGAAAAAGCAGCTTTGTTGTTGTTTCAATTGGATATTAAAGGTATTGCATGTTCCCGTGGTAGCGCCTGCCAAAGTGGGAGCGCGGCCGGCTCTCATGTGCTTAATGAGATTTTAAGTGAAGAGGATTCGCAGAAACCATCTGTTCGGTTCTCTTTTTCACATTATAACACTAAAGAAGAGTTGGATTATGTAGTGGATTGCTTAAAGGAATTTGCAGAAAGCTAG
- a CDS encoding CCC motif membrane protein yields MEQQKLPNVTISLVLGIISFIACCCTSGLGGLLFSGIAFYLAKKDEKTYMMNPEEYSNYKQLKTAKTVAIVGLVLSVIALISSIVYIISLGGWTAYMEQQQEVFEQWGIEQ; encoded by the coding sequence ATGGAACAACAAAAGTTACCTAACGTTACTATTTCTTTGGTTTTAGGAATCATTTCATTTATTGCCTGCTGCTGCACCAGTGGCTTGGGAGGTTTGTTATTTTCTGGTATAGCTTTCTATTTAGCTAAAAAAGATGAAAAAACGTACATGATGAACCCTGAAGAATATTCCAATTATAAACAATTAAAAACAGCAAAAACAGTTGCCATTGTAGGCCTGGTTTTATCTGTAATTGCTTTAATAAGTTCAATTGTTTATATAATTTCATTGGGAGGCTGGACAGCATATATGGAGCAACAGCAAGAAGTATTTGAGCAATGGGGTATTGAACAATAA
- a CDS encoding DUF2752 domain-containing protein, translating into MLPCLNKKLFGFECFGCGLQRSVALLFQGDFIGAFKMYPAIYTLIILFVYLAFNNFIRIKNANRILVFLLLTNVFLILGNYILKFFHH; encoded by the coding sequence ATGCTTCCTTGCCTCAACAAAAAACTTTTCGGTTTCGAATGTTTTGGTTGTGGTTTGCAGCGGTCGGTGGCTTTATTGTTTCAAGGGGATTTTATAGGTGCGTTTAAAATGTATCCGGCGATTTACACCTTAATAATTCTCTTTGTTTATCTCGCTTTCAATAACTTTATAAGAATAAAGAATGCTAACAGAATTTTAGTATTCTTACTTTTAACGAATGTATTTCTTATTTTAGGAAATTATATTTTAAAATTTTTTCACCACTAA